The genomic interval TTCCGCTTTGCCAATTTGGGAAAAATACGCTGTTGAGTTGATTTAGGTCTTCGCCGAATTGCGAGTCGGGTTTCTTGGTCCAAGGGTACCGCATTGCCGTCGACAGTGGCCAATGCAGTGTCGTGGGATTTCGGGTTTCCCGCCAATTGCTCTTTTCTCTTCAAGTCAAAAAGTGCTAGTTCGATTCTATGGAACCGAATTCGCATACCACCGCCCCCCCTGGGACTCCTCCGCCCGATAGCCTGCAAGGCAAATCGCTGCGAGAGATGCATATCGCTATTGTGGGCGGCGGAACAGCGGGCTGGATGTCGGCCGCCACGCTCCGACGGCGTCTTGGGTGCCGCGTGACGCTGGTGGAATCAAGCGACGTTGCATCGATTGGTGTCGGCGAAGCGACCATTCCTGCGATGGTCGACTGGATCGAGAACATGGGCATCGACGAAGACGAATTCTTACGTCGTTGCGGTGGAACCTACAAGCTGGCGATTCGTTTCGACGACTGGGTCACCCCGGAACATCAATATTGGCATCCGTTCGGCAGCTGCGGCCGAATCAAGGGTCACGACCTGATTCACCAATGGCGAAGAGGAATTGCCGAAGGTTGGATCGATTCCAACTGCCAATACACCGACTTCTGCTTGCAAAAACAGCTTTGCCAGTCTCGACGATCATTGCGTCCGGCCCGTCCAAGCAACAATCCAGCGGCAATGAGCACCAACTGGAGTGATCACGATTACGGCGCGGTCGGAATGCCACGTTTTGACTCGCCGATCGTGGAGAACTACGCGTTTCACTTGGACGCAGGCCTGTTGGCAAAGTTCATCCAATCCATCGCTGTTACTGATGGCGTCACCCATCGTGTAGGACATGTTTGCGGCGTGCAACGATCGGAGAACGGCGACATCACATGTGTCGAAGTTCGAGATCAACCAGCAATCCATGCCGACTTGTATATCGACTGCAGTGGCTTCGCCAGCGTCTTGATCGAAAAGAGTCTGCAAAGTGATTGGACCGATTGGTCAGACCAGTTGCTCTGCGACAGGGCAGTGACCGCACGTCAACCGGTAGATCATCAAGACGACAACGTCACCGAAAACTCACCAAGTTCTGCTCGGAATTCGGGCGACTCGCTCGATTCATTTCAGCAGCCATCGGACGCGCCGTTCACAATCTGCACAGGGCGTACCGCCGGTTGGACTTGGCGGATTCCGTTGATGCATGCAACGGGCAACGGCTACGTTTATTCGTCAAACCATCTCAGCCGAGACGAGGCAGAGAGCGAGTTCCTGCGATATCTGAGTGACGACGTTGAGTTGAACTCTGTTCGTTTTCGTGTTGGACATCGTAGACAGAGTTGGCAAAACAACTGCGTCGCGATCGGTCTCTCGTCCGGTTTCATCGAGCCGCTGGAGTCCACCGGGATCTTTCTGATTCAGCGAGCCTTGGACGAGCTGGTGAATTGCTTGCCGGGCTCTGGTTCGATCACATCAAGACCTGACCTATTCAACCGCCGCATGACGGATGTCTACGAAGAAATCCGTGACTTTGTGCTGCTTCACTACGTTCTCTCAGATCGCGATGACACGCCGTTTTGGCGTGATGCACGTTCGGTCCGACTGCCTGATTCGCTTGACGCCACGATCCAGCTCTATGAGCAACGTGGCCATGTCGAGTTGCCCGAGCATGATCCAGTTTTTGCCGAAGCCAACCATCATTTCATCTTCCAAGGCGCCGAGCGTCTGCCCCCTGTCAACGATTCTGCATCGAGTTCATTGCTCGATCGCCCCCACGCCGTCGCGCTGATGAGTTCGATTCTTCAGCGTCATAACGAAATCAATACATCGCTTCCTTCCAATCGACAGTTGCTGCAAAGCATCCACATCCAATGCCCCACCGTTTATTGCTGAGATCACGGATGATAACACCAAGAGTCCTCCAGGCATTCTGTGCCAACATCGTTTCGACGCGATTGACCCTAACGTTTGCCGTGCTGGCCAGCTTAGCTGTCGCATCCCACGCGACAGCTCAGGACGCCTCGCCGGGAACATTCAACACCAACATGTTGGACATCGTGGGCGTCACCAACAGTGATGTCCGGTACGAGCCGGTCGACATCAGCGAACAATCCGCAGTCGAACAAGCGTCTGTGACCAGCATTTCCGATGGAATCGATCCCAAGGCAAGTAAAGAACTGGTGGAACTGGAGTCGCGGGTGGCAGAACTGAATCACGAAATCAACGTGCTGCGAAGCAAAATTCGCCGGCCCGTCAGCCGCCAACAAGTCAACGCCCCACGATTGTTCGCATCATTTGAAAGCATGTTGTTGCAACCCGCGCACACGAACAACACGGGTTTGATCGTGGAAGTCCCGGATGGGTATTCCCACGTCATGTTCCCTTGGCAAATCGAGCACAGTCCTCGCGTTTCGTTCGGCTACGACCCCGGAGATGAAAGTCTTGGATGGCGTGTTCGTTTTTGGCAATTCCGCCACGGTGAAAGGTTTGTCGCGAACGCGGACAACGGGTTGCTACCCACTGGATTTGAAGGCACCGTCGGATTCTTGAGCG from Stieleria varia carries:
- a CDS encoding tryptophan halogenase family protein translates to MEPNSHTTAPPGTPPPDSLQGKSLREMHIAIVGGGTAGWMSAATLRRRLGCRVTLVESSDVASIGVGEATIPAMVDWIENMGIDEDEFLRRCGGTYKLAIRFDDWVTPEHQYWHPFGSCGRIKGHDLIHQWRRGIAEGWIDSNCQYTDFCLQKQLCQSRRSLRPARPSNNPAAMSTNWSDHDYGAVGMPRFDSPIVENYAFHLDAGLLAKFIQSIAVTDGVTHRVGHVCGVQRSENGDITCVEVRDQPAIHADLYIDCSGFASVLIEKSLQSDWTDWSDQLLCDRAVTARQPVDHQDDNVTENSPSSARNSGDSLDSFQQPSDAPFTICTGRTAGWTWRIPLMHATGNGYVYSSNHLSRDEAESEFLRYLSDDVELNSVRFRVGHRRQSWQNNCVAIGLSSGFIEPLESTGIFLIQRALDELVNCLPGSGSITSRPDLFNRRMTDVYEEIRDFVLLHYVLSDRDDTPFWRDARSVRLPDSLDATIQLYEQRGHVELPEHDPVFAEANHHFIFQGAERLPPVNDSASSSLLDRPHAVALMSSILQRHNEINTSLPSNRQLLQSIHIQCPTVYC
- a CDS encoding Lpg1974 family pore-forming outer membrane protein yields the protein MITPRVLQAFCANIVSTRLTLTFAVLASLAVASHATAQDASPGTFNTNMLDIVGVTNSDVRYEPVDISEQSAVEQASVTSISDGIDPKASKELVELESRVAELNHEINVLRSKIRRPVSRQQVNAPRLFASFESMLLQPAHTNNTGLIVEVPDGYSHVMFPWQIEHSPRVSFGYDPGDESLGWRVRFWQFRHGERFVANADNGLLPTGFEGTVGFLSEDGDITTGLAFIEEGEFHSHIRTDVIDWEVQRRLNDAINLYAGLRYAKVLSEYAALTDRGTAHSHAQFRGFGPTIALQFEHRLPLDRLMLFSGLRGSILFGQQEFRAVDDVNNLTQSINAIDLRSGDEGADSVATNAEVQFGIQYDIADWIAFRVALEAQTYGNVGSANPTGVFTGPDSGLSGDSPLDDSLSLFGLSVATEIRL